One Sphingobacteruim zhuxiongii DNA window includes the following coding sequences:
- a CDS encoding glycosyltransferase family 4 protein, which produces MKIVYCILGTFNSGGMERVLTNKANYLVSQGHEITIITSDQKSRPNYFPLDPRVKQVDLGINYTDYVDQKFLKKFFDYRRLKKKHTLALRDALFQIRPDITISMFDYEAAMLPKINDGSAKVLEIHFSRYKRLQYGRKGIMGLVDSYLNGRDQNIVVKYDRFVVLTEEDKGYWGDQYNIEVIPNANSFEPQSTAELNDKRVIAVGRYDFQKGFDDLIQIWKAVHQQVPEYKLDIFGRGPLEGELQTLIQELKLQDTVFLRSPVKDIASEYLKSACVVMSSRYEGLPMALLEGQVCGLPMVSYTCKCGPKDIITDGVNGFLVPEGDKELFASRLVQVLKDEELRRKMGLDAKEMSARFSEAEVMKKWLTLFNSVKK; this is translated from the coding sequence ATGAAGATAGTTTATTGTATCCTAGGTACGTTTAATTCAGGAGGAATGGAACGTGTATTGACGAATAAAGCGAATTATTTGGTCAGTCAAGGGCATGAGATTACGATTATCACAAGCGACCAGAAATCGCGACCTAATTATTTCCCTTTAGATCCTCGAGTTAAGCAGGTCGATTTAGGAATTAATTATACGGACTATGTTGATCAAAAGTTTCTAAAGAAGTTTTTTGATTATCGTCGATTGAAAAAGAAACATACATTAGCCTTGCGCGACGCGTTGTTTCAGATACGTCCCGATATTACGATTTCTATGTTCGACTATGAAGCAGCGATGCTTCCTAAAATAAATGATGGTAGCGCCAAAGTTTTAGAGATACATTTTTCCCGATATAAGAGACTTCAATATGGTCGGAAGGGAATTATGGGGCTTGTTGACAGTTATTTAAATGGTCGAGATCAAAACATTGTCGTTAAATATGACCGATTTGTAGTTTTGACCGAAGAGGATAAAGGATATTGGGGGGATCAATATAATATCGAGGTTATCCCTAATGCCAATAGTTTTGAACCGCAATCTACCGCCGAATTAAATGATAAGCGCGTTATAGCCGTTGGTCGCTATGATTTTCAGAAAGGCTTCGATGATTTAATTCAGATCTGGAAAGCAGTACATCAACAAGTTCCAGAATATAAATTAGATATCTTCGGAAGAGGACCTCTAGAAGGGGAACTTCAAACCTTGATTCAAGAGCTGAAACTGCAAGATACTGTGTTTTTGAGATCGCCTGTAAAGGATATTGCGTCTGAATATTTGAAGAGTGCATGCGTTGTGATGAGCTCTCGATACGAAGGCCTGCCCATGGCATTGCTTGAGGGGCAGGTATGTGGTCTTCCTATGGTTTCGTATACATGTAAATGTGGACCGAAGGATATTATTACCGATGGCGTCAATGGATTTCTTGTTCCGGAGGGTGATAAGGAGCTGTTTGCAAGTCGTCTAGTGCAGGTATTGAAGGATGAGGAATTACGTAGGAAGATGGGGCTGGATGCCAAGGAGATGTCCGCTCGATTTTCAGAAGCTGAAGTGATGAAGAAATGGTTAACCTTATTTAATAGTGTAAAGAAATAA
- a CDS encoding glycosyltransferase family 2 protein produces the protein MGVSVSVIVPMYNVAPFVERCARQLFEQTLENVELIFIDDCSPDNSASIVANLLESYPSRKEQVQIVRHEVNKGLPSARNTGLKIAKGEFVFHCDGDDWVETNALELLFNNANAQNADIVWCDYYLTFKDNERYMSQQAMQTSNDPLYILEQTLSGRLKYNVWNKLVKRDLYLAHDITFPDGYGMGEDMTMIQLFAVAKRVSYLPEALYHYVQLNSEAFTKKPSPKHLDDIKYNVDRVIKFLENRYASQLDDYIHYFKLNTKLPFLISADQSSYERWLSFYPESNAYIEKNPSFNFRTRFIQKAALKRQFWLIKLYYYFVIKVVYGLIYK, from the coding sequence GTGGGAGTTTCTGTATCAGTAATTGTTCCTATGTACAATGTTGCTCCATTTGTGGAGCGATGTGCGCGACAATTGTTTGAGCAAACCTTGGAAAACGTCGAGTTGATCTTCATAGATGATTGTTCTCCAGATAATAGTGCGTCGATTGTCGCAAATCTCTTGGAGAGCTACCCTAGCCGAAAGGAACAGGTACAAATCGTTCGTCACGAAGTAAATAAAGGGCTTCCCTCAGCTAGAAATACAGGTTTAAAAATTGCAAAAGGAGAGTTTGTTTTCCATTGTGATGGAGATGACTGGGTTGAAACAAATGCGCTAGAGCTGTTGTTTAATAACGCAAATGCACAAAATGCCGATATAGTATGGTGTGATTATTATTTGACGTTTAAAGATAATGAGCGCTATATGTCACAGCAAGCTATGCAAACAAGTAATGATCCACTTTATATTCTGGAGCAAACGCTCAGTGGAAGATTGAAATACAATGTTTGGAACAAGTTAGTAAAACGAGATCTCTACCTAGCACACGATATTACTTTCCCCGATGGATACGGTATGGGAGAGGATATGACCATGATTCAATTATTTGCAGTAGCAAAGCGCGTTAGTTATCTGCCCGAGGCACTATATCATTATGTACAGCTGAATTCTGAAGCGTTTACGAAAAAACCTAGTCCAAAGCATTTGGATGATATAAAATACAATGTGGATCGGGTCATTAAGTTTTTGGAGAATCGATATGCCAGTCAACTGGATGACTATATTCACTATTTTAAGCTGAATACCAAATTGCCCTTTTTAATATCGGCCGATCAAAGTTCATACGAACGCTGGTTATCTTTTTATCCAGAATCAAACGCTTACATTGAAAAGAACCCGTCGTTCAATTTTAGAACACGGTTTATTCAGAAGGCTGCTTTAAAACGACAGTTTTGGCTTATCAAGTTGTATTACTATTTCGTCATTAAAGTTGTTTATGGCCTTATTTATAAATAA
- a CDS encoding Gfo/Idh/MocA family oxidoreductase has product MRKVITYGTYDLFHQGHLNLLEKAKALGDYLIVGVTSDNFDLDRGKLNVRHSVLQRIEAVKNTGLADEIVIEDYIGQKIDDIQRYGVDIFAIGSDWEGKFDYLNEYCKVIYLPRTEGISSTQLRAESQNTYKIGVIGSGRIAQRFVPESEFVSSVSVSAVYNPDESEAIAFANKFNIDHYSSDFNGFLQNVDCVYIASPHLSHYEYAKQVLLANKHVLCEIPLVLSEAESRELYAIASERNLVFLEASKTAFCPAFIHLNNMIKSGVIGQVVDVQASLSKLQERSLREFDSFQAGGSFTELAPLPIMAIIKILGMKINDVEFYSRIDNEVDIYTKAIFKYDAAIATITLGLGVKTEGNLVISGTKGYVYVPAPWWKTEYFELRFEDQNLNRKFFYPYFGDGLRYEIQEFISMIDMSRIKSFKLNPDESILISRIIEKYISKTKVVLLNG; this is encoded by the coding sequence ATGAGAAAAGTGATAACGTACGGTACCTATGATTTATTTCATCAAGGACATTTGAATTTGCTAGAAAAAGCAAAAGCACTTGGTGACTATCTTATTGTTGGGGTTACGTCAGATAATTTCGATTTGGATCGTGGTAAATTAAATGTTAGACATAGTGTTCTACAACGAATTGAAGCAGTGAAAAATACGGGATTGGCAGATGAAATTGTAATTGAGGACTATATTGGTCAGAAGATCGACGATATCCAACGTTATGGTGTTGACATATTTGCAATTGGCTCGGATTGGGAGGGGAAATTTGACTATTTAAATGAGTATTGTAAAGTAATATATTTGCCTCGCACGGAGGGTATTTCTTCTACTCAGCTCCGTGCAGAGTCACAGAACACTTATAAAATTGGTGTAATCGGATCTGGTCGGATAGCACAACGATTTGTGCCAGAATCTGAATTTGTTAGTTCTGTAAGCGTTAGTGCTGTCTATAATCCAGACGAGTCAGAAGCAATAGCTTTCGCGAATAAATTTAATATCGATCATTATTCCTCCGACTTTAATGGGTTTTTGCAAAATGTCGACTGTGTGTATATTGCAAGTCCGCATTTATCTCATTATGAATACGCAAAGCAGGTTCTATTGGCGAATAAGCACGTGCTTTGTGAAATTCCACTCGTTCTTTCAGAAGCAGAAAGTAGAGAATTGTATGCCATTGCTTCGGAACGGAATTTAGTGTTTTTAGAAGCAAGTAAAACTGCTTTTTGCCCAGCCTTCATTCACCTCAATAATATGATTAAGAGTGGTGTGATAGGGCAAGTCGTAGATGTGCAAGCTTCGCTTTCAAAATTACAAGAAAGATCTTTACGGGAGTTTGATTCATTCCAAGCTGGCGGATCTTTTACTGAATTGGCGCCGTTACCAATAATGGCAATCATTAAGATTCTTGGTATGAAGATAAACGATGTTGAGTTTTACTCGAGAATTGATAATGAAGTCGATATCTACACAAAGGCAATTTTTAAATATGATGCTGCAATTGCCACTATTACATTAGGACTTGGCGTAAAAACTGAAGGTAACCTAGTAATTTCTGGTACAAAGGGATATGTCTATGTACCTGCCCCATGGTGGAAAACAGAGTATTTTGAGTTACGCTTCGAAGATCAAAACCTTAATCGTAAATTCTTTTACCCATACTTTGGAGATGGATTACGATACGAAATTCAGGAATTTATTTCGATGATTGACATGTCTAGGATAAAGTCATTTAAGCTTAATCCTGATGAATCGATTCTTATATCTAGAATAATTGAGAAGTATATAAGCAAAACTAAAGTAGTTTTATTAAATGGATAA
- a CDS encoding LicD family protein: MDNMSEGKLSNEYKEIILDVFRVFISICEKYDLQYFCCGGTAIGVVRHNGMIPWDDDIDVLMPRDDYNKFIDLMKVDCPEGFELVDPKTFDHYYLPFAKFSNNRTTVLEHLNIPCVFGVNIDIFPLDGADSNKEFLERDYQEFKLNANKLRAIAKTKKDNFNDFFNHLIKFQLRTALNEARYAFNKKESRIGIWQKIEHILLKNNLSSSNFVGNYGGMWGLKEFCPKEWLSKDVNGDFEGIKVKLPGEYDKLLTQMYGDYMTPPPKEKRQSHHHVAYVDLNRRLSISEIRNLLQQ, from the coding sequence ATGGACAATATGTCGGAAGGTAAGCTGTCTAATGAATACAAAGAGATTATTCTGGATGTATTTCGCGTGTTCATTTCCATTTGTGAAAAGTATGATCTTCAATATTTTTGTTGTGGAGGTACCGCAATTGGAGTTGTAAGACATAACGGAATGATTCCCTGGGACGACGATATTGACGTACTCATGCCTAGAGATGATTACAACAAATTCATTGATTTAATGAAAGTAGATTGTCCAGAAGGATTTGAGTTAGTAGATCCAAAGACTTTTGACCACTATTACCTACCATTTGCTAAGTTTTCAAATAATCGGACAACGGTTTTGGAACATTTGAATATTCCTTGCGTATTTGGAGTCAACATAGATATTTTTCCATTAGATGGTGCTGATTCGAATAAAGAATTCCTAGAGCGTGATTATCAGGAGTTCAAATTGAATGCAAATAAATTACGGGCAATAGCAAAAACGAAAAAGGATAATTTCAATGATTTTTTTAATCATTTGATAAAGTTTCAACTGAGAACAGCGCTCAACGAGGCTAGATATGCCTTCAATAAGAAAGAATCTCGAATTGGAATTTGGCAAAAAATAGAACATATACTATTGAAAAACAATTTATCCTCGAGCAATTTTGTCGGCAATTACGGGGGGATGTGGGGACTAAAGGAATTTTGTCCGAAAGAGTGGCTTAGCAAAGACGTTAATGGAGATTTCGAAGGTATAAAAGTTAAGTTACCAGGTGAATATGATAAATTGTTGACTCAAATGTATGGTGATTATATGACACCACCTCCGAAAGAAAAGAGGCAAAGTCACCACCATGTTGCTTACGTAGATTTAAATCGACGATTATCAATTTCTGAGATACGTAATCTACTCCAGCAATAA
- a CDS encoding glycosyltransferase family 8 protein has translation MNKIPVVFCFDDNLVLGAAIAINSLLLNSNPDTFYEIYVLHDQDAKFPKTNYFEPLFEKFSNFSLDFINVGDEFKDAFEIRGITIAAYYRLLIPRLLPQYDKIMYHDVDVIFQDDLTDIFLNTDMTNYYIAGVVSPACLDEKVASDRRNMGLDPFNYILSGNLIINSALMLSDDIVDKFKEEAKNKYLFQDQDVINIVCRGKIKLLPVTFCSTVGAFKLLANNVVQTIYPQEDLSLMIDKGIVHYNGPKPWSNLCPNFDIWWEYYRKSPYYSSKLYFDFFNRKMEEHDRLPLSKRLKILYRYFRHGRKSD, from the coding sequence ATGAATAAAATTCCAGTTGTTTTTTGCTTTGATGATAATCTAGTTCTGGGTGCAGCTATAGCTATAAATTCTTTATTATTGAATTCCAATCCGGATACTTTTTATGAGATTTATGTACTGCATGATCAAGATGCTAAATTTCCCAAAACGAATTATTTCGAGCCTTTATTCGAAAAGTTTTCAAATTTTTCACTTGATTTTATAAATGTAGGCGACGAATTTAAGGATGCTTTTGAAATTCGAGGTATTACGATTGCTGCATATTATAGATTGCTCATTCCTAGGTTATTGCCGCAATATGATAAAATAATGTATCATGACGTGGATGTGATATTTCAAGATGATTTGACTGATATATTCTTGAATACCGATATGACCAATTATTATATTGCGGGGGTTGTATCTCCAGCATGTCTCGATGAGAAAGTTGCGTCAGATCGTAGGAACATGGGCCTAGATCCATTCAATTATATCCTTTCGGGTAATTTGATTATAAATTCCGCATTAATGTTATCTGACGACATTGTCGATAAATTTAAAGAAGAGGCTAAAAACAAATATTTATTTCAAGATCAAGATGTAATAAATATTGTCTGTCGAGGAAAGATTAAACTATTGCCAGTAACATTTTGCAGTACCGTAGGCGCATTTAAATTACTAGCAAATAATGTCGTTCAAACTATTTATCCACAAGAAGACTTATCATTGATGATAGACAAAGGTATAGTCCATTATAACGGACCGAAGCCTTGGAGTAACCTTTGTCCTAATTTTGATATTTGGTGGGAGTATTATCGGAAATCACCTTATTATTCCTCAAAACTTTATTTTGATTTTTTTAATAGGAAAATGGAAGAACATGATCGACTTCCTTTGTCAAAACGACTTAAGATCCTGTATAGATACTTTCGACATGGAAGAAAAAGCGATTAA
- the gmd gene encoding GDP-mannose 4,6-dehydratase, whose translation MKTALITGVTGQDGSYLAELLLEKGYMVHGIKRRASSFNTQRIDHLYIDQHEQHVRFKLHYGDLTDSTNIIRIIQEVQPDEIYNLGAMSHVKVSFDSPEYVANVDGIGTLRILEAVRILGLEKKTRIYQASTSELYGLVQEVPQKETTPFYPRSPYGVAKIYGFWITKNYREAYNMYACNGILFNHESPRRGETFVTRKITMATAAIALGKQDCLYLGNLNAQRDWGHAKDYVEAMWRILQQDVAEDYVIATGKTTSVRDFIKMAFLELDIELAFHGTDAEETAEVVSCSNPAYQVEIGKTVVKVDPQYYRPTEVDLLIGDPTKANVQLQWMPKYDLKALVGEMVQSDVSILSNTK comes from the coding sequence ATGAAAACAGCTTTAATCACAGGTGTCACAGGTCAGGATGGTTCATATTTGGCAGAATTGCTGCTTGAAAAAGGATATATGGTTCACGGGATCAAGCGTAGAGCGTCATCGTTCAATACCCAACGTATTGACCATTTATATATTGATCAACATGAGCAACATGTTAGATTTAAGTTGCATTACGGTGATTTGACAGACTCAACAAACATTATCCGTATTATTCAAGAAGTACAACCAGATGAAATCTACAATTTGGGCGCGATGTCCCATGTAAAGGTCTCTTTTGATTCTCCAGAATATGTAGCAAATGTTGATGGTATTGGTACACTACGTATACTTGAGGCTGTTCGAATCCTAGGTTTAGAAAAGAAAACACGTATCTATCAAGCGTCGACTTCCGAGCTATACGGATTGGTGCAAGAGGTACCTCAGAAGGAAACAACGCCATTTTATCCTAGATCGCCTTACGGTGTTGCGAAAATTTATGGCTTTTGGATAACGAAGAATTATCGTGAAGCTTATAATATGTATGCATGTAATGGTATCCTTTTTAATCATGAGTCTCCGCGTCGTGGTGAAACGTTCGTAACAAGAAAGATTACTATGGCAACAGCGGCAATTGCCTTAGGAAAGCAAGACTGTTTGTATTTAGGAAATCTAAATGCACAACGTGATTGGGGACATGCAAAAGACTATGTGGAAGCTATGTGGCGAATCTTACAGCAAGATGTCGCAGAGGATTATGTTATTGCAACAGGTAAAACAACGTCTGTTCGCGACTTTATAAAGATGGCATTCCTTGAATTGGATATTGAGTTAGCTTTTCATGGAACAGATGCCGAAGAAACTGCGGAAGTTGTCTCTTGTTCAAACCCAGCATATCAAGTGGAAATTGGCAAGACGGTTGTGAAGGTAGACCCACAATACTACCGTCCAACAGAGGTCGACCTATTAATTGGTGATCCTACCAAGGCCAATGTTCAATTACAATGGATGCCTAAGTACGATCTGAAAGCATTGGTAGGAGAGATGGTTCAATCGGACGTTTCTATTTTGTCAAATACTAAGTAA
- a CDS encoding glycosyltransferase family 4 protein, translating into MRKTIVISAVNLVEAGTLAILRDCLSFLSKNAVEQNLRVVAIVHNQSLADFPNIEYIENQWPKKRWINRLWYEYVSLKSISKEIGHVTLWFSLHDTTPSVYADRRAVYCHNSFSFYKWSVRDLLFAPKIAMFAIFTKFIYQTNIRKNNFLVVQQEWFRKGLSTMFSIDKHKIIVYPPLVENTTNSVVATEQSNARYQFIFAGSPNSHKNFEIICKAAEILVNKKIVDFQVVLTLKGTENKYARWIYENWGHLENIKFLGFVTRQQLEELYSESQCLIFPSKVESWGLPISEFKQYDKPMLLADLPYAHETAAGAQQTAYFNPEDANQLAMLMEALIEGNKACLNPSPKINYYEPMVENWGQLFDKLMNAN; encoded by the coding sequence ATGAGGAAAACGATTGTTATTTCTGCAGTTAACCTCGTAGAAGCAGGAACTTTAGCAATTCTTCGCGATTGCTTGTCATTTTTATCGAAGAATGCAGTAGAGCAAAACCTACGCGTCGTGGCCATTGTACATAATCAGTCGCTAGCGGATTTTCCAAATATTGAGTACATCGAGAATCAGTGGCCAAAGAAAAGATGGATTAACAGACTTTGGTATGAGTATGTTTCGTTGAAATCTATTTCCAAAGAAATTGGTCATGTAACGCTTTGGTTTTCATTACACGACACAACTCCTTCCGTTTATGCGGATCGTCGAGCTGTATATTGCCATAATTCATTCTCGTTTTATAAATGGAGCGTGCGTGATCTTCTATTTGCCCCTAAAATTGCAATGTTTGCGATTTTTACAAAATTTATCTACCAAACCAATATTCGCAAGAATAATTTTTTAGTCGTACAACAAGAGTGGTTTAGGAAAGGATTGAGTACGATGTTCTCGATTGATAAGCATAAGATTATTGTTTATCCGCCTTTGGTTGAGAACACAACTAACAGTGTGGTCGCAACCGAACAAAGCAATGCACGATATCAATTTATTTTTGCAGGTTCGCCAAACAGTCATAAGAATTTTGAGATTATATGTAAAGCCGCTGAAATTCTAGTCAATAAGAAAATAGTAGACTTTCAAGTCGTCCTGACCCTGAAGGGTACGGAAAATAAATACGCAAGATGGATATATGAGAATTGGGGACATTTAGAAAATATCAAGTTCTTGGGTTTTGTAACTCGTCAACAGCTTGAAGAGTTATACTCCGAGAGTCAATGCTTAATATTTCCATCGAAGGTAGAGTCTTGGGGATTGCCGATTTCTGAATTTAAGCAGTACGATAAACCAATGCTCCTTGCTGACTTACCCTACGCGCATGAAACAGCAGCAGGAGCACAGCAAACAGCATACTTCAATCCAGAAGATGCCAATCAATTAGCGATGCTAATGGAGGCTTTAATTGAAGGAAATAAAGCGTGCTTAAATCCGAGTCCGAAAATCAATTATTATGAACCCATGGTTGAAAACTGGGGGCAATTGTTTGATAAATTAATGAATGCTAATTAA
- a CDS encoding glycosyltransferase family 2 protein, whose product MKVAVLLTVFNRIEKTQKCLDTLYQATLPFSDFEFKLFLTDDGSNDGTSEIIKSRYPDKNIEILPGNGQLFWNGGMNNSWRQAIKEGGFDGYLWLNNDSILLPNLWEELVGADQYAKEKFGKGGVYVGSTYNKERNGLSYGGFKFTSKWTLKSEFVIPNGEFQDCEAAHGNITYVSTNVVESEGVFCDEYVHSGGDHDYSYLAHKHGFPVFVLKNYVGVCENDHYQGSGVIFQNMSIKERFKYLKSPLGYNLSNTLLFQKRCFPYRYVPVLFAGYFRAIFPGTYYSLLRFLRK is encoded by the coding sequence ATGAAAGTTGCAGTATTACTAACTGTTTTTAATAGGATTGAAAAAACACAAAAATGTTTGGATACGTTGTATCAAGCAACGCTTCCATTCTCGGATTTTGAATTCAAACTTTTTCTGACAGACGATGGTAGCAATGATGGTACTAGTGAAATAATAAAGTCTAGGTATCCCGATAAAAATATCGAGATCTTACCCGGTAATGGGCAATTGTTTTGGAACGGTGGAATGAACAACTCTTGGAGGCAAGCAATCAAAGAGGGAGGCTTCGATGGGTATCTTTGGCTTAACAATGATAGTATTTTACTGCCGAACTTATGGGAAGAACTTGTTGGAGCAGATCAATATGCAAAAGAGAAATTTGGAAAGGGTGGAGTTTATGTCGGGTCAACTTATAATAAGGAGCGAAATGGACTCAGTTATGGAGGATTTAAATTTACAAGTAAATGGACTTTGAAAAGTGAGTTTGTGATCCCGAATGGTGAGTTTCAAGATTGCGAAGCTGCTCATGGAAATATTACCTATGTATCTACTAATGTCGTTGAATCTGAAGGGGTTTTCTGTGACGAGTATGTGCATAGTGGCGGCGATCATGATTATTCTTATTTGGCTCATAAACATGGTTTTCCAGTATTTGTATTGAAGAACTATGTTGGAGTTTGTGAGAATGATCATTATCAAGGTTCAGGTGTTATCTTTCAAAATATGTCAATTAAGGAGCGGTTTAAATACTTAAAATCTCCTTTAGGCTACAACTTAAGCAATACATTATTATTTCAAAAAAGATGTTTTCCGTATCGTTATGTTCCAGTTTTGTTTGCTGGATATTTCCGAGCAATCTTTCCTGGAACTTACTATAGTCTTCTCAGGTTTTTAAGGAAATAA
- a CDS encoding SDR family NAD(P)-dependent oxidoreductase: protein MDNQGKIAIVTGGTKGIGRGVTMELLRKGFFVIITYSTDTAAAEEIRSQVGDMHKRLSIMKVNHSCKNDVYSFCQQIKEVYSKIDVLICNAGHTNRKPYTDQSDEEFEQVMQVSLFSHNTIIRELFPLLSSSSQIVFIGSMMAIYPHAVSVAYGVAKAAVHALAINLVKEFDGLGTTVNVVAPGFVETEWQEGKSAEIRESIYSKTAAGRFATIEEIVSAVNFCLSNSFVNGSVVEVSGGYNFK from the coding sequence ATGGATAATCAAGGCAAAATTGCGATCGTCACTGGTGGAACGAAGGGAATAGGCAGAGGGGTAACAATGGAATTGCTGAGAAAAGGATTCTTTGTAATTATCACTTATTCTACCGATACCGCTGCTGCCGAAGAAATAAGAAGCCAAGTAGGCGATATGCATAAGCGGCTATCGATAATGAAGGTGAATCATTCGTGTAAGAATGATGTTTATTCCTTTTGCCAACAAATTAAAGAAGTGTATTCCAAGATTGATGTGCTAATTTGTAATGCAGGTCATACGAATAGAAAGCCTTATACCGATCAATCTGACGAGGAATTTGAGCAGGTAATGCAAGTTTCTCTGTTTTCACATAATACGATTATTCGGGAACTATTTCCTTTATTAAGTAGTTCTTCCCAAATAGTGTTTATAGGATCGATGATGGCAATTTATCCGCACGCAGTCAGTGTTGCGTATGGGGTAGCGAAAGCTGCCGTACACGCTTTAGCGATAAATTTAGTGAAGGAATTTGATGGATTAGGAACAACGGTCAACGTAGTTGCTCCTGGATTTGTAGAAACAGAATGGCAAGAAGGAAAATCTGCAGAAATTCGTGAGAGCATTTATAGCAAAACTGCTGCGGGGAGATTTGCTACGATTGAAGAAATCGTTAGTGCAGTGAATTTTTGTTTATCTAACTCGTTTGTTAACGGTAGTGTAGTAGAAGTCTCAGGTGGTTATAATTTTAAATAA
- a CDS encoding lipopolysaccharide biosynthesis protein, whose translation MLNELGISDFGVYNAVAGVVSMFAFVNNAMAGATSRFLSFDLGKEDYHVLSKTFNLSVSIHLIIAGSILILGETIGLWFVANKLVIPADRMESALWVYHFSIVAAVIGFLTVPYLAIINAYEKMKIYSMVSIIEVVLRLLIVLLLPFIKYDKLKTYAILSSFISILVFVIFYVVCFRLFRETRIKRLIWDSVLFKRMAVFAGWVMNGNLAFVAYTQGINILLNIFFGPAVNAARGIALQVQNAVNNFSHNFQKAMNPQITKAYAVGEIERMHRLVFSSSKITFFLVFMVFIPIYFETDFILMKWLNQVPEYTSIFVKLTMIISVISSLSYSLVVSIHANGNIRKFQLWEGGILLLIIPISYVLLKSGFGPTSTLIVHLIISILVQIVRVLIVSKAVEFSNLTYFNKVLLKLCITIPFCMVFPYIIFHYMEEGWIRLLLLSVVSLLSVGGFGYLLGLDQTEKEFVNHFLTKFKRKMA comes from the coding sequence GTGTTAAATGAGTTAGGAATATCTGATTTTGGGGTTTATAATGCTGTTGCGGGCGTGGTTAGTATGTTTGCTTTTGTAAACAACGCGATGGCTGGGGCAACGAGTCGATTCCTATCATTTGATCTAGGAAAAGAGGACTATCATGTCTTGTCAAAAACGTTCAATCTGAGTGTCTCGATACACTTAATAATTGCTGGATCGATATTAATTCTTGGAGAAACAATAGGTCTTTGGTTCGTTGCGAATAAACTGGTTATTCCAGCGGATCGTATGGAGTCGGCACTATGGGTTTATCATTTTTCTATAGTAGCAGCAGTTATTGGGTTTTTAACTGTTCCTTATTTGGCGATAATTAATGCCTATGAAAAAATGAAAATTTATTCAATGGTGTCAATTATCGAAGTTGTTCTCAGGTTATTGATTGTATTATTACTACCCTTTATCAAGTACGATAAATTAAAGACTTATGCTATTCTATCTAGTTTTATTTCAATTTTAGTTTTTGTCATCTTTTATGTTGTTTGTTTTCGATTGTTCCGAGAAACTCGTATCAAAAGGTTAATTTGGGATTCTGTTTTATTTAAACGAATGGCCGTTTTTGCAGGTTGGGTTATGAATGGCAATTTGGCATTTGTTGCCTATACACAAGGTATCAATATTTTACTGAACATATTTTTTGGTCCAGCTGTTAACGCTGCTCGAGGAATAGCACTTCAGGTTCAAAATGCTGTGAATAATTTTTCGCACAATTTTCAAAAGGCCATGAATCCGCAAATAACAAAGGCATATGCTGTTGGAGAAATTGAACGTATGCATCGGCTTGTATTCTCTAGTTCTAAGATTACGTTTTTTTTGGTGTTTATGGTTTTTATACCAATATATTTCGAAACAGACTTCATTCTAATGAAATGGCTAAATCAGGTGCCGGAGTATACTAGTATTTTCGTAAAATTAACGATGATTATTAGCGTAATTTCCAGCCTTAGTTATTCGTTGGTAGTTTCAATTCATGCTAATGGTAATATTAGGAAATTCCAACTTTGGGAGGGGGGAATTTTATTATTAATTATTCCAATTTCTTACGTTTTATTAAAAAGTGGTTTTGGTCCAACATCAACGTTAATAGTTCATCTAATAATAAGTATACTGGTACAAATAGTACGCGTATTGATTGTTAGTAAGGCGGTTGAATTCTCCAATCTTACCTATTTCAATAAAGTGTTACTAAAGCTATGTATTACAATTCCGTTTTGTATGGTTTTTCCATATATAATTTTCCATTATATGGAAGAGGGGTGGATCCGACTTTTATTGCTGAGTGTTGTTTCTTTACTTTCAGTTGGTGGCTTTGGATATCTGTTAGGATTGGATCAAACTGAAAAGGAGTTTGTCAACCATTTTTTAACTAAATTTAAGCGTAAGATGGCCTAA